Proteins encoded within one genomic window of Thermus oshimai DSM 12092:
- a CDS encoding DNA topoisomerase subunit B: MSYDASAIKVLKGLEGVRHRPAMYIGGTGVEGYHHLFKEILDNAVDEALAGYATEIWVTLNPDFSLTVEDNGRGIPVDLMPEEGKPAVEVIYTTLHSGGKFEAGAYKVSGGLHGVGASVVNALSEWTVVEVFREGKHHRIAFSRGEVTEPLKVVGEAKGKRGTRVTFKPDPEIFGELRFDPSKIRARLREVSYLVAGLKLHFRDLVHGREETFFDKGGVASFAKALAEGEVLLHEKPLFLRGGEGEVEVEVGLVYTQGYTTEILTYANMIPTRDGGTHLTGFKKAYTRALGQYAKRAGLNKDKGPQPTGDDLLEGVYAVVSVKLPQPQFEGQTKGKLLNPEAETATGQVVYEKLMEALEENPRLARLVYEKALRAAQAREAARKARELVRRQNPLESDDLPGKLADCQTENPEEAELFIVEGDSAGGSAKQGRDRRFQAILPLRGKILNVEKAGLSKALKNAEVRAMVAAIGAGIMGTGDEAHFDLEGLRYHKIIIMTDADVDGSHIRTLLLTFFYRYMRPLIEGGYVYIAQPPLYRLQVGKKVEYLYSEEELQARLKELEGKSYEVQRFKGLGEMNPEQLWETTMNPEKRVLKRVELRDALEASELFERLMGEKVAPRREFIEEHARYAELDI; the protein is encoded by the coding sequence GTGAGCTACGACGCTTCGGCCATCAAGGTGCTCAAAGGCTTGGAAGGGGTGCGCCACCGCCCGGCCATGTACATCGGGGGCACGGGGGTGGAGGGGTACCACCATCTCTTCAAAGAAATCCTGGACAACGCCGTGGACGAGGCCCTGGCGGGCTACGCCACGGAGATCTGGGTCACGCTGAACCCGGACTTCTCCCTCACCGTGGAGGACAACGGCCGGGGCATCCCCGTGGACCTCATGCCCGAGGAGGGGAAGCCCGCGGTGGAGGTCATCTACACCACCCTGCACTCGGGGGGCAAGTTTGAGGCCGGGGCCTACAAGGTCTCCGGGGGGCTCCACGGGGTGGGGGCCAGCGTGGTGAACGCCCTCTCCGAGTGGACCGTGGTGGAGGTCTTCCGCGAGGGCAAGCACCACCGCATCGCCTTCAGCCGGGGGGAGGTGACGGAACCCCTGAAGGTGGTGGGGGAGGCCAAGGGGAAGCGGGGCACCCGGGTCACCTTCAAACCAGACCCGGAGATCTTCGGGGAGCTCCGCTTTGACCCCAGCAAGATCCGCGCCCGCCTCCGGGAGGTGAGCTACCTGGTGGCCGGGCTCAAGCTCCACTTCCGCGACCTGGTCCACGGCCGGGAGGAGACCTTCTTTGACAAGGGGGGGGTGGCCTCCTTCGCCAAGGCCTTGGCGGAGGGGGAGGTCCTCCTCCACGAGAAGCCCCTCTTCCTCCGGGGCGGGGAGGGCGAGGTGGAGGTGGAGGTGGGCCTGGTCTACACCCAGGGCTACACCACGGAGATCCTCACCTACGCCAACATGATCCCCACCCGGGACGGGGGCACCCACCTCACGGGCTTTAAGAAGGCCTACACCCGCGCCCTGGGCCAGTACGCCAAGCGGGCGGGGCTCAACAAGGACAAGGGCCCCCAGCCCACGGGGGACGACCTCCTGGAGGGGGTCTACGCGGTGGTGAGCGTGAAGCTCCCCCAGCCCCAGTTTGAGGGCCAGACCAAGGGGAAGCTCCTAAACCCCGAGGCGGAGACCGCCACGGGCCAGGTGGTCTACGAAAAGCTCATGGAGGCCCTGGAGGAAAACCCCCGCCTGGCCCGGCTGGTCTACGAGAAGGCCCTGAGGGCGGCCCAGGCCCGGGAGGCGGCGCGGAAGGCCAGGGAGCTCGTGCGGCGGCAGAACCCCCTGGAGTCCGACGACCTCCCCGGGAAGCTCGCGGACTGCCAGACGGAAAACCCTGAGGAGGCGGAGCTTTTCATCGTGGAGGGGGACTCCGCCGGGGGGAGCGCCAAGCAGGGGCGGGACCGGCGCTTCCAGGCCATCCTCCCCTTGCGGGGAAAGATCCTGAACGTGGAGAAGGCGGGGCTTTCCAAGGCCCTGAAGAACGCCGAGGTGCGGGCCATGGTGGCGGCCATCGGGGCGGGGATCATGGGCACGGGGGACGAGGCCCACTTTGACCTGGAAGGCCTCCGGTACCACAAGATCATCATCATGACCGACGCGGACGTGGACGGAAGCCACATCCGCACCCTGCTCCTCACCTTCTTCTACCGCTACATGCGCCCCCTTATTGAAGGGGGCTACGTCTACATCGCCCAGCCCCCCCTCTACCGGCTCCAGGTGGGGAAGAAGGTGGAGTACCTTTACTCCGAGGAAGAGCTCCAGGCCCGTCTAAAGGAGCTCGAGGGGAAGAGCTACGAGGTCCAGCGCTTCAAGGGCCTGGGGGAGATGAACCCCGAGCAGCTTTGGGAGACCACCATGAACCCCGAGAAGCGGGTGCTGAAGCGGGTGGAGCTTAGGGATGCCCTCGAGGCCAGCGAGCTCTTTGAAAGGCTCATGGGCGAGAAGGTGGCCCCCAGGCGGGAGTTCATTGAGGAGCACGCCCGCTACGCGGAGCTGGACATCTAA
- a CDS encoding TaqI-like C-terminal specificity domain-containing protein, producing the protein MRRARGQVPTPPELVARMVALARPWAGGLRVLEPGCGRCPFLRAFREAYGAGFRFVGVERFPEALDPPPFAEVHLADFLGFQGGPFDLILANPPYGAPGAGIGLGEAERRAYRKRFATWYGRYNLYGAFLEQGVRLLAPGGVLVYVVPAGWMVLDEFRRLRRFLALEGGLEVFYLGRAFPGLKVRATVVRFTKGGRGLKLYQGFEEELWVDPDWQGGMVRFPHPKALALEREGVPLGELFEIRFAARSPELKRHPLTRTVPGPGLVPVLTGRNLKPGHIDYETPYSGLFFPKERANLLKPFYALPHLVVGHTRHGKVVAAFDERAYPWREEFHLLPKGAPLPERRMAALVEYLNGPEVQGYYQGLYRDAVPHLTRSMLERLPLPRDLLLLRKSVCPNGQSD; encoded by the coding sequence ATGAGGCGGGCCCGGGGCCAGGTGCCCACCCCGCCGGAGCTCGTAGCCCGGATGGTGGCCCTCGCCCGCCCCTGGGCGGGGGGCCTAAGGGTGCTGGAGCCGGGGTGCGGGCGCTGCCCCTTCCTCAGGGCCTTCCGGGAAGCCTACGGGGCGGGCTTCCGCTTCGTGGGGGTGGAGCGCTTCCCCGAGGCCCTGGACCCTCCCCCCTTCGCCGAGGTCCACCTGGCGGACTTCCTGGGCTTCCAGGGGGGGCCTTTTGACCTCATCCTGGCCAACCCCCCCTACGGGGCCCCCGGGGCGGGCATCGGCCTGGGGGAGGCGGAGCGCCGGGCCTACCGGAAGCGCTTCGCCACCTGGTACGGGCGCTACAACCTCTACGGGGCCTTTCTGGAACAGGGGGTCAGGCTCCTCGCCCCCGGGGGGGTCCTGGTCTACGTGGTGCCCGCGGGCTGGATGGTCCTGGACGAGTTCCGCCGCCTGCGCCGCTTCCTGGCCCTGGAAGGGGGTTTGGAGGTGTTTTACCTGGGCCGGGCCTTCCCGGGGCTCAAGGTGCGGGCCACGGTGGTGCGCTTCACCAAGGGGGGGAGGGGCTTAAAGCTCTACCAGGGGTTTGAGGAGGAGCTTTGGGTGGACCCCGACTGGCAGGGGGGGATGGTGCGCTTCCCCCACCCAAAGGCCCTGGCCCTGGAACGGGAGGGCGTGCCCCTGGGCGAGCTCTTTGAAATCCGCTTCGCCGCCAGGAGCCCCGAGCTCAAGCGCCACCCCCTCACCCGTACCGTGCCGGGGCCGGGCCTGGTCCCGGTCCTTACCGGCCGCAACCTCAAGCCGGGGCACATCGACTACGAAACCCCCTATTCCGGCCTCTTCTTCCCCAAGGAAAGGGCAAACCTCCTCAAGCCCTTCTACGCCCTCCCCCACCTGGTGGTGGGCCACACCCGCCACGGCAAGGTGGTGGCGGCCTTTGACGAAAGGGCCTACCCCTGGCGGGAGGAGTTCCACCTCCTGCCCAAAGGGGCCCCCCTTCCCGAAAGGCGGATGGCGGCCTTAGTGGAGTACCTGAACGGCCCAGAGGTCCAGGGGTACTACCAGGGGCTCTACCGGGACGCGGTGCCCCACCTCACCCGGAGCATGCTGGAAAGGCTACCCCTCCCCCGGGACCTCCTCTTGCTTCGCAAATCCGTTTGCCCTAACGGGCAAAGCGACTAG
- a CDS encoding glycine C-acetyltransferase, translating into MSVNLKARIEEEIARLKAEGLYIRPRVLEAPQEPVTRVEGREVVNLASNNYLGFANHPYLKEKARQYLERWGAGSGAVRTIAGTFPYHLELEEALARFKGTETALVFQSGFTANQGVLGALLKEGDLVFSDELNHASIIDGLRLTKATRLVYRHADVEHLEELLKTHDTDGLKLIVTDGVFSMDGDIAPLDRIVPLAKRYGAVVYVDDAHGSGVLGARGEGTVHHFGFHEDPDVIQVATLSKAWAVIGGYAAGALELKELLLNKARPLLFSTTHPPAVVGALLGALELVQKEPERIGRLWENTRYFKAELARLGFDTMGSQTPITPVLFGEARAAFEASRLLLEEGVFAVGIGFPTVPRGKARIRNIVTAAHTKEMLDKALSAYEKVGRKLGVI; encoded by the coding sequence GTGAGCGTGAACCTGAAGGCTCGGATTGAGGAGGAGATCGCCCGGCTTAAGGCGGAGGGGCTCTACATCCGGCCCCGGGTCCTCGAGGCCCCCCAGGAGCCCGTGACCCGGGTGGAGGGGCGGGAGGTGGTGAACCTGGCCTCCAACAACTACCTGGGCTTCGCCAACCACCCCTACCTCAAGGAGAAGGCCCGCCAGTACCTGGAGCGCTGGGGGGCGGGGAGCGGGGCGGTCAGGACCATCGCCGGCACCTTCCCCTACCACCTGGAGCTGGAGGAGGCCCTGGCCCGCTTCAAGGGCACGGAGACCGCCCTGGTCTTCCAGTCCGGCTTCACCGCCAACCAGGGGGTGCTGGGGGCGCTTCTCAAGGAGGGGGACCTGGTCTTCTCCGACGAGCTCAACCACGCCTCCATCATCGACGGCCTCAGGCTCACCAAGGCCACCCGCCTGGTCTACCGCCACGCGGACGTGGAGCACCTGGAAGAGCTCCTCAAGACCCACGACACCGACGGCCTCAAGCTCATCGTCACCGACGGGGTCTTCTCCATGGACGGGGACATCGCCCCCCTGGACCGGATCGTCCCCCTGGCCAAGCGCTACGGGGCGGTGGTCTACGTGGACGACGCCCACGGGAGCGGGGTCCTGGGGGCTCGGGGGGAGGGCACGGTCCACCACTTCGGCTTCCACGAAGACCCCGACGTGATCCAGGTGGCCACCCTTTCCAAGGCCTGGGCGGTCATCGGGGGGTACGCGGCCGGGGCCTTGGAGCTGAAAGAGCTTCTCCTCAACAAGGCCCGGCCCCTCCTCTTCTCCACCACCCACCCCCCGGCGGTGGTGGGGGCCCTCCTGGGGGCCCTGGAGCTGGTGCAGAAGGAGCCGGAAAGGATCGGGCGGCTTTGGGAAAACACCCGCTACTTCAAGGCCGAGCTCGCCCGCCTGGGCTTTGACACCATGGGGAGCCAAACCCCCATCACCCCGGTGCTCTTCGGGGAGGCAAGGGCGGCCTTTGAAGCGAGCCGCCTGCTCCTGGAGGAGGGGGTCTTCGCAGTGGGCATCGGCTTCCCCACCGTGCCCCGGGGGAAGGCCAGGATCCGCAACATCGTCACCGCCGCCCACACCAAGGAGATGCTGGACAAGGCCCTTTCGGCCTACGAGAAGGTGGGGCGGAAGCTGGGCGTGATATGA